Genomic window (Mustelus asterias unplaced genomic scaffold, sMusAst1.hap1.1 HAP1_SCAFFOLD_4228, whole genome shotgun sequence):
tgggaggggCTGCCAGGGACAGGAAGGGGCGGGTTGCCTGTCCTTTCCTGCAGCCGCTTTAAGAGCAGGCTGTGTGTGGGCTACACCAGCCCCGCAGTGCCGCCAATGCTGCTTCCCGGCTCCCGGAGCTGCCTGAGACTGACAACCTGCAGCCCCAGAGCCGGCAACAGGAGCTGGGAACCCGGGGGAGCCGCCAGCACCGGCCCTGGAACCGCAGGGGGATGTGTCCGGGAGGCCTGGACACACAGGCTGGACACAGCTGGACACAGTGAGTCCACAACTGGACACAGTCTGGACACAACTGGATACAATCTGTCCACACCTGGAAACAGTGAATCCACAACTGGACACACAGCTGGAGACAAACTGTACACACCTGGATATACAGAGCCGGGGTTAGGGCCGATTAGCCCGGGGTTAGGGTCAGTGAGCCCGGGGTTAGGGTCAGTGAGCCCGGGGTTAGGGTCAGTGAACCCGGGGTTAGGGACAGTGAACCCGGGGTTAGGGACAGTGAACCCGGGGTTGGGGACAGTGAACCCGGGGTTAGGGTCAGTGAACCCGGGGTTAGCGTCAGTAAGTCTGGGGATGGGGTCAGTAAGTCTGGGGATGGGGTCAGtaagtctgggggtggggttttgcagCCTGGGGACAGGGATTTTGGCACTGGGAGCAGGAAGTGGTTTATTGAGGGAAATGAGCTTGGTCACAGGGACGGGGATGATGTGGGCGCCCAGGGTGGGTGTGGCTGCCCTCCACCCAGTGGGGGCATTGGGTCAATCCAGTTTGGAGACGAGGTGCACCTTTCACAGTGGGGCTGGAGGGAGCAGGAGGTCCGGTGGGTCGATCCTCGGTGGTGCCACCGGCCCCCGGGGGGTGTGGGGCTCCCGGGGGGTGTGGGGCCCCCGGGGGATGTGGGGCTCCCGGGGGGTGTGGGGCTCCCGGGGGGTGTGGGGCCCCCGGGGGGTGTGGGGCTCCCGGGGGGTGTGGGGCTCCCGGGGGGTGTGGGGCTCCCGGGGGGTGTGGGGCCCCCGGGGGGTGTGGGGCCCCCGGGGGATGTGGGGCTCCCGGGGGGTGTGGGGCTCCCGGGGGGTGTGGGGCTCCCGGGGGGTGTGGGGCCCCCGGGGGGTGTGGGGCTCCCGGGGGGTGTGGGGCCCCCCGGGGGGTGTGGGGCCGGGACGTGGGATCGAGTGGGTTCGGTGTTAGCCGGGCGGCCTTGCCCGTACCCGCCCCGGGGTGTGCCCTCCCCGGCTGGTGGGTCCGAGCACTCAGCGACGCCCTGCCCCAGGACGTGCTGCTATTCCGCCATGAGAGGGTGGCATTCTTCCGTCTGCTGGGCCTATTCTGCGTGGCCCAGTTCCTCTTCTGGACCTACCTGGCCCACTTGGCGTTCACCTCCCTGAGGGACACGGGCTACAAGGAGATGGTGCTGGAGGGGGAACGCGCGAGGGACCtcccaaagattggtggagttaccTTCAACCTCGGCTCCAACACGTGGAGGTACGGATTCACCGCTTCCTGCCTCGCTGTCGGTAAGACTcactttagtttatttattcctgtcacaagtgaTCTGGACCGGTTgggcgatttgatttgatttgatttattattgtcacatgtattgggatacagtgaaaagtattgtttcttgcgcgctatacagacaaagcataccgttcatagagaaggaaaggagagggtgcagaatgtggtgttagagtcatagctagggtgtagagaaagatcaacttaatgcaaggtaggtccattcaaaagtctgacagcagcagggaagaagctgttcttgagtcggttggtacgtgacctcagacttttggatctttttcccgacggaagaaggtggaagagagaatgtccggggtgcgtggggtccttgattatgccggctgcttttccccgaggcagcgggaagtgtagacagactcaatggatgggaggctgggtttgcgtgatggattgggctacattcacgaccttttgtagttccttgcggtcttgggcagagcaggagccccataccaagctgtgacacaaccagaaagaatgctttcaatggtgcatctgtaaatgttggtgagagtcgtagcggacatgccaaatttccttagtcttctgagaaagtagaggcgttggtggggctttcttaactatagtgtcggagtgggggggaccaggacaggttgttggtgatctggacacctaaaaacctgaagctctcgaccctttctacttcgtccccgttgggtgagtgggctaatcaatggcagatggagtaataatttggataaatgtgaggttattcactttggaagcaaaaacaagaaggcagattactacctgaatggctgtaagttgggagaggggagtgtgcagagggacctgggtgtccttgtgcaccagtcgctgaaggtaagcatgcaggtgcagcaggcggtaaagaaggcaaatgggatgttggccttcattgtgagatgtttcgagtacaggagcagggatgtgttgttgcaattatacagggccttggtgaggccacacctagagtattgcgtgcagttttggtctccttttctgaggaaggatgttcttgctctcgagggagcgcagcgaaggtttaccaggctgattccggggatggcgggactgatgtatgaggagagattgaccaggttaggattgttttcactggagttcagacgaatgatgggggggaatctcacagagacttataaaattctaacaggactagacagggtcgatgcagggaggatgttcccgatggtgggggagtccagggggtcacagtctgaggattcggggtagaccatttaggacggaggtgaggagacatttcttcacccggtgagcctgtggaattcattcccacaggaaggagttgatgccaaaacattgaatgtattcaagaggcggctggatatagcacttgggggcgaacgggatcaaaggttatggggagaaagcaggatgaggctattgagttgggtgatcagccatgatggtgatgaatgggggagcaggtttgaagggccgaatggcctcctcctgctcctatcttctatgtttctatatttttatgtaagtaggcttacattaacactggaatgaagttactgtgaaaatcccccagttgccacactctagcgcctgttcgggtcaatccacctaacctgcacatctttggacactaaggggcaatttagcatggccaatccccctaacctgcacatctttggacactaagggacaatttaacatggccaatccccctaacctgcacatctttggacactaaggggcaatttagcatggccaatccgcctaacctacacatctttggacactaagggacaatttaacatggccaatccccctaacctgcacatctttggacactaaggggcaatttagcatggccaatccacctaacccacacatctttggacactaagggacaatttaacatggccaatccccctaacctgcacatctttggacactaaggggcaacttagcatggccaattcccctaacctgcacatctttggacactaaggggcaatttagcatggccaattcacctaacctgcacatctttggacactaaggggcaatttagcatggccaatccacctaacctgcacacctttggacactaaggggcaatttagcatggccaatccacctaacctgcacatctttggacactaaggggcaatttagcatggccaatccacctaacctgcacatctttggacactaaggggcaatctagcatggccaatccaactaaccagcacatcttaaaTAAAATAAGTTTGttggttagtgtcacaagtaggctgacattaacactgcaatgaagttactgtgaaaatcccctagtcgccacactccgacgcctgttcgggttacactgagggagaatttagcacctaaccagcacgtctttcaggactgtgggaggaaactggagcacccggaggaaacccacgcagacacggggagaatgtgcagactccgcgcagacagtgacccaagccgggaatcgaacccgggtccctggcactgtgaggctgcagcgctaacccactgtgccgccttatGATTCGATGAATAAGGGAATCATTCTGTTCTACATAAGatctcggagcaggaggaggccatctggcccctcgagcctgctccgccattcaataagatcatggctgatctcttcatggactcagctccacttacccgcccgctcaccataacccttaattcctttaactGTTCAAGAATCTATGTATCCTTGCCTCCTGTCCTCCAGGCTCCCTGATCCTCGGCGCTGGTTACCTGTTTGCCCGGCGCTCTGTGTGCCGCGTCCTGCTCCACCGCGGGGGCCAACACGTCACCGTCTCCAGCTACCTGCCGTTCGGCGGCACCAGCTCCTTCACCGTGCCGCTCCGCCACGTCTCCTGCGTGGCTCACCGCAGCCAAGTCCCCTCCGTCATCCCCCTCAAGATCCGGGGCCGCCGCTTCTATTACCTCCTGGACAAGCAGGGCCAGTTCTACAACGCCCAGCTCTTCGACAACACCGTGGGCGCTTACAGGAAGCTCTGACGCCCTCCCTCCAGGAGACCGAAGATGAGGAGCGGGGGGAAGGACCCCCTCCATCTTGCCTGCAAACTGAAGTGAGCCGCTGGAGTTATTGCCGCATTTCCGGAATGTTCCAGCTCCAATACCTTGAGCAGCAAGTTGTgttttactaatcaaaccaagtTTTCTGACGATGTAACACCCCGACACAGATTTTGTTTCAGGTTAAGAACAACAAGTGTGATTTATTAAGGAACAAGATTATACAGAAGGCAGACAAATATGAGCGAATGGGCCAGCTGGTGGGCCatggtttattgtccatcctataTCGTCTTCTCGCTGGTCACTTTGTCCATTAATTGATGCTGTCTCCATCATCGGAATAAATGGCGGCAGACTCTCTGCTGTGGCGTAACTGAGCTGTGACTTCCgtgagattttttttttgccgATGAATCATTCTCCTCCAACCACCCAACGCTGCATTGATAATTCAGGCTTTTATAGGTGACAATATgatgaggaggaggccatttactctccccccgaccccaaaCATCTTCTGCCATCACACTCGATCTCTATATCTTAGCTCCATCTCCCCTCCTTAGTTCCGTAGCCCTtaacccccacgccccccccccagacataaCAGAAATCTTATCGATGTCAGTTTGGCGTGGTACCGTTCACCTTGTTCTgatttcccccaccctccccaaaccCCGACAACTGGAAACATCTCGAAGTCGACCCGACTGTTACCCACTTTCAGCACTTTGAAGACTTCAGTTTGGCCCCATCGAGTCcctaccgaacacaatcccacccaggccctagtccctgtaaccccacacatctaccccagctagtacccctgacactaagggacaatttagcacggccaatccacccaacccacacatctttggacactaacgggcaatttagcatggccaatccatctaacccgcacatctttggacactacgggacaatttagcatggccaatccacctaacccacacatctttgggcactaaggtgcaatttagcatggccaatccacctaacctgcacatctttggacactaagggacaatttagcatggccaatccacccaacctgcacatctttggatactaaggggcaatttagcatggccaatccacctaacctgtacatctttggacattaaggggcaatttagcatggccaatccacctaacccacacatctttgggcactaaggtgcaatttagcatggccaatccacctaacctgcacatctttggacactaagggacaatttagcatggccaatccaccaaacccacacatctttggatactaaggggcaatttagcatggccaatccacctaacctgcacatctttggacactaaggagcaatttagcatggccaatccacctaacctgtacatctttggacatgaaggggcaatttaacatggccaatccacctaacctacacatctttggatactaaggggcaatttagcatggccaatccacctaacctgcacatctttggacactaaggacaatttagcatggccaatccacctaaccagcacatctttggacactaaggggcaattttacatggccaatccccgtaatcatagaatccctacagtacagaaagaggccattcggcccatcgagtctgcaccgaccacaatcccacccaggccctactcccatatcccctcatatttttacccactaatccctctaacctactcatctcaggacactaagggcaatttttttttcgcatggccaatcaacctaacccacacatctttgaactgtgggaggaaaccggagcacccggaggaaacccacgcagacacgaggagaatgtgcaaactccacacagacagtgacccaagccgggaatcgaacccaggtccctggagctgtgaagcagcagtgctaaccactgtgctaccatgccgccctatatcGCTAGTTAAAACTGCTGGTTGTAATTGGGTGCTCCTCGCACTGGTTTTGTTGTCAGCGCTGTTGGTAAGTAGTTGATTGCTGTTTGACAGTCCTCCATCCAGGTAAAGTGCATGTTTTCCTTTAAGAGCTCTGTGagtggtagaacatagaacattacagcgcagtacaggcccttcggccctcgatgttgtgccgaccagtgaaacccatctaaagcccatctaacctacactattccaatatcatccatatgtttatccaataaccacttgaatgctcttaatgttgacgagtccaccactgctgcaggcagggcattccacgcccttactactctctgagtaaagaacctacctctaacatctgtcctatatctctcacccctcaatttaaagctatgtccccctcgtgctagccaacaccatccgaggaaaaaggctctcactgtccaccctatctaatcctctgatcatcttgtatgcctctattaagtcacctcttaaccttcttctctctaacgaaaacaacctcaagcccctcagcctttcctcataagaccttcccaccataccaggcaacatcctggtaaatctcctctgcaccctttccaacacttccacatccttcctataatacggcgaccagaactgtacgcaatactccaagtgcggccgcaccagagttttgtacagttgcagcatgacctggcttcgaaactcaatccctctaccaataaaagctaacacaccgtacgccttcttaacaaccctatcaacctgggtgccaactttcagggatctatgcacatggacacccagatccctctgttcatccacactaccaagtatcttaccattagcccagtactctgtattcctcttgCTCCTTGGTGGTACCAACTTGCGATAGAACCCATTCATGTCCAAAAATCTTCAAATCTCTATTTTGGTTGGGGGGAGTTCCGGGAATTTCCAAGTGGCCTGtatctttgtatcttttttttaatcattcctgggacattggcgtcgctggctggaccagcatttattgcccatccctagttgccccttggagggcagttgagagtcaacctcattggctgtggctctggagtcacatgtaggccagaccggggtaaggacggcagatttccttccctaaagggaaccagatgggtttttccgacaatgggtcatcagtagattcttaatcccagatatttttttattgcattcaaattccaccgtctgccgtggcgggattcgaacccgggtcccccagaacattagctgagtttctggattaatactccagcgataataccactagaccatcacctcctctgCTGCCATTTGACCAGGTCCCACTCTATGTCCCAGATATATAAAATTTGGGTCTTAGGAAATTCATTTTTCACTCGattattgcaattgtacagggcgttggtgaggccacacctggagtattgtgtacagttttggtctccttatctgaggaaggatgtccttgctatagagggagcgcagcgaaggtttaccaggctgattcctgggatggcaggtctgtcatatgaggagagactaagtgggttaggattatattcactggaatttagaagagtgagaggggatctcatagaaacttataaaattctgacaggttagacagggtagattcagaaagaatgttcccgatggtggggggagtccagaactaggggtcatagttcgagGATAGAATCCCTAATCCAGGGgggcacgacagcgcagagtcgctgagcagaaactgatagccaagtcctgtctgctcagcgactctgcgctgtcgtgtgtcgtgaaggccgccttggagaacgcttggagaacacgggcattcagccttggatcttcaggtaagcgttctccaaggcggccttcacgacacacgacagcgcagagtcgctgagcagaaactgatagccaagttccgcacacatgaggacggcctaaaccgggatgttggatttatgtcacattatcagtaacccccacagcttgcctcctgggcttgcagaatttcactggctgttctgtctggagacaatacacatctctttaacctgtgttgaatgctccctccacccacattgtctgtacatttaagacctggctggctgtagggattcgcattctaattagtattctgtaacttgatttttgtgtctgtgcactgtttgagaacagatttccactccatctgacgaaggagctgtgctccgaaagcttatggtatttgctcccaaataaacctgttggactttaacctggtgttgcgagacttcttactgtgcttactccagtccaacgccggcatctccacatctcaaacagggcacagagacacaaaatcaagttacagaatactgatcagaatccgaatccctacagccaaccaggtcttaaagatacagacaatgtgaggggagggagcattaagcacaggttaaagggatctcactggctgtcctgtctggagacaatacacatctctttaacctgtgcctaatgctccctccactcacattgtctgtacctttaagaactggttggctgtagggattcgcattctaatcagtattctgtaacttgattttgtgtctctgcgccctgtttgagagcagatttccattccagctgacgaaggagcagcgctccgaaagctaatggcatttgctaccaaaaaaacctgttggactttaacctggtgttgttaaaactctgactgtattGGCAAGTAACGCAGGGGGCAAGAGGAGATCTCTGTGTTTGAGATGCCACCAGGACTTTCTCAATTCAAAGTCGGGGCGAAGAACATCCCCACAACTTTCCAAAAGCTCGGGAACAGAGTGGCTCGAGGGTTGAGTCACCTGTAGACCTCGATGATTTCCTGGCAATTCAGCCAGAGTTGGGAAGAACATCACCAACACCTAAAGGAACTCTTTGGCCGCTTAGAGGATGCCAGTGAATTAAACTCTCCGTATTCCCTCACTGTCCAAGCGACCACAGGGacgccaaagaacaaagaacagtacagcacaggaaacaggcccttcggccctccaagcctgtgccgctccttggtccaactagaccaatcgtttgtatccctccattcccaggctgctcatgtgactatccaggtaagtcttaaacgatgtcagcgtgcctgcctccaccaccctacttggcagcgcattccaggcccccaccaccctctgtgtaaaaaaacatccctctaatatctgagttatacttcgcccctctcaccttgagcccgtgacccctcgtgatcgtcacctccgacctgggaaaaaagcttcccactgttcaccctatctatccccttcataatcttgtacacctctattagatctcccctcattctccgtctttccagggagaacaaccccagtttacccaatctctcctcatagctaagaccctccataccaggcaacatcctggtaaaccttctctgcactctctctaacgcctccacgtccttctggtagtgcggcgaccagaactgaacgcagtactccaaatgtggcctaaccagcgttctatacagagaTACCACTATCATAATTTTCTCCCTCATCTAACCCCTGCTTCGTTactatttaattttaatttcatttattagtgtcacaaggcggcttacattaacactgcaatgaagttactgtgaaaatcccctggtcgccacgctcgggtgcctgttcgggtacaccgagggagaatttagcatggccaatgcacctaaccagcacgtctttcggactgtgggaggaaaccggagcacccggaggaaacccatgcagacacaggggagaacttgcagactccacacagacagtgacccgagccgggaatcgaacccgggtccctggagctgtgaggcagcagtgctaaccactgttccacccctAACAAGACTACCAAGAGGGgtggcaaggaactacaaagggtcatgaatgtagcccaatccatcactcaaaccagcctcccatccattgactctgtctacacttcccgctgcctcggggaaaagcagccagcataatcaaggaccccacgcaccccggacattctctcttccaccttcttccgtcgggaaaaagatacaaaagtctgaggtcatgtaccgaccgactcaagaacagcttcttccctgctgctgtcagacttttgaatggacctacctcgcattaagttgatctttctctacactcgagagagacacagagagagagagagacagagagaacagggcgagagagacagagacagagaaagacaaagagatacaaagagagaatgagagagagagaggagagagatggagaggtttagggagggaattccagagtttagggccccccccaggcagctgaaggcacggccgccaataacggagcgatgggaatcgggggatgctcaagaggccggaattggaggagcgcagagatctcggagggttgtagggactggaggaggttacagagatagggagggattgtaggggctggagaaggttacagatatagggagagggtgtaggggctggaggaggttacagagatagggagaaggtgtagggactggaggaggttacagagatagggaggggggtgtgggggctgggaggaggttacagagatagggaggggatgtcggggctggaggaggttacagagatagggagggggttgtaggggctggaggaggttacagagatagagaagggatgtaggggctggtggaggttacagagttggGAGGGTTGAatgaactggaggaggttacagagatagggagggggtgtagggaccgGAGGATGTTATACAGATAGGGAGGgactataggggctggaggaggttacagagatagtgagggtgtAGGGACtacaggaggttacaaagatagggagggggtgtaggggctggaaggggttatagagatagggagggggtgtaggggctggaggaggttacagagatagagaggagatgtaggggctggaggaggttacagagatagggaggggggtgtagggactggaggaggttgcagagataggggcgtatgggctggaggaggttacagagatagggagggggtgtaggggtctggaggaggttacagagaaagggagggggtgtaggggctggaggaggttacagagatagggagggggtgtcggggctggaggaggttacagagatagggagggggtgtcggggctggaggaggttacagagatagggaggggggtgtgggggctgggaggaggttacagagatagggaggggatgtcggggctggaggaggttacagagatagggagggggttgtaggggctggaggaggttacagagttgggAGGGTTGAAtgaactggagggggttacagcgatagggaggggggtgtcggggctggaggaggttacagagatagagaagggatgtaggggctggtggaggttacagagttggGAGGGTTGAAtgaactggagggggttacagcgatagggaggggggtgtcggggctggaggaggttgcagagatagggaggggggtgtgggggctggagggggttacagggacaggagaTGAATTTACTCTGTTGTTACAATGAGGGGAGGAAGAGGCTGTGAGGACCACAGAGAGATATCTGCAAAGACCCTGCTGTCCATGTCCCCCCTCTGCCCAAACTGGGTGTCAGTCAAACCTGTCCCCCTGTCTGATGGGTCGAAAGTTGGTTGAAGGTTCCCTCCCCCTGTCCAATTGGAGGAGGAGTCGCTGTTTGTTCAATACTTAATAGGGAGCcttggtgtgtgttgggggttggaGTCGGGGGAGCCAGTCACAGCAGTTAGGCAAGAGTAAAGTGTGCAAGAATAACGCTTACACTCTGTGCCCAGTGCTGGGGGGagtcagcagagagagagagagagaatagaatcctttctattatagaggaagataaatatattcactgcatttGAGGGGGAACCAGAGAACCAGGAAAAATGACTCAAGTCGAAACGCATATCACATACAATCACACCACGTACAGCACCGAAACTTACATGGAACAGGAGGACGATTGGGACAGAGACTTGCTACTGGACCCAGCCTGGGAGAAACAGCAGAGGAAAGTAAGTGGAAATTTTATTATTGGGGGAAATACGCTGTCCCCCAAAAGTTTACAACTCTTCCACATGTGCtggcaaacatttaaaaaaggaattGGAAAGTTTCACTGGTTTTTCCCAAAGTTTGATTTAAGTCCCGGAAAAGTTTTCCAAAGTTTTAACTCGAGTTCTGGGAAAATTTTGCAAAGTTTAACTCAAGCTCTGGAAAAGTTTTGCAAAGTTTAATTAAATTTCTGGGAGAGGCTTTGCAAAGTTTAATTAAATTTCTGGGAAAAGCTTTGCACAGTTCAGCACAAGTTCTGGAAAAGTTTTGCAAAGTTTAACTCAAGCATTGGAAAGTATTGCAAAGTTTA
Coding sequences:
- the tmem223 gene encoding transmembrane protein 223, producing MVLEGERARDLPKIGGVTFNLGSNTWRYGFTASCLAVGSLILGAGYLFARRSVCRVLLHRGGQHVTVSSYLPFGGTSSFTVPLRHVSCVAHRSQVPSVIPLKIRGRRFYYLLDKQGQFYNAQLFDNTVGAYRKL